A single Atribacteraceae bacterium DNA region contains:
- a CDS encoding IS630 family transposase translates to VFTPKHGSWLNLIESFFGKMAQSFLRGIRVTSKAELKERIFRYFEELNRTPTIYRWTYKLDTITSA, encoded by the coding sequence TTGTGTTCACGCCCAAGCACGGCTCCTGGCTCAACTTGATTGAATCCTTCTTCGGCAAGATGGCCCAGAGCTTCCTGCGGGGAATCCGGGTCACTTCCAAAGCTGAACTGAAAGAACGTATCTTCCGGTATTTCGAAGAACTGAACCGTACGCCCACGATTTATCGCTGGACATACAAGCTGGATACGATCACCAGTGCGTGA